The Vibrio penaeicida sequence ACTGACCATTCGAGTAATTCCTTCTGGCTCCTTAATCAAAAACCAGATGATGAGTACACCAAATATAACTTTGTTGAGGTTGGACAAAATGCCTGGGTCGATACTGCCGCCAAGAAAGGTTTTCACGAAATAATCAATGGAGATAGGCATTAAGAAGATAAATGCAGCGCCAATGTAGCAACCTCGAATTGAGCCCATACCACCGATAATGATGATGAACAAAATCTGGAATGATCGCTCAATCTGGAAACTCAACGTACTGGCCGTTCCAAGAAAAACAAATGCCCACAAAGCGCCAGCGATACCAAGATAAAAACCACTAACTGCAAACGCTAACGTTTTGTATTTTCTGGCGTTGATGCCAATCACTCCGGCGGCGGTGTCCATATCCCGTATCGACATCCAATTTCTTCCAACGGGGCTTTTTACCAAGTTGCACGCCACCCAAGTGAGACCGAAGATAACGAGAATGGAGAAGTAATAGCGAACCGTTGAAGAGTCGTTAATATCAAGTCCAAACAATTCCATTGGTGGTAAAGAGATGGTCGGGACAGCACCAAAGTTGTAGAACCACGCAACCTGAGTAAATAGCCACTCTATAAAAAACTGAAGCGTGAGGCTTGTAACCATCACGTAGAAGCCTTTCAACCTTGAACTCGGTAAACCAAACAAAAAACCGACGATCGCAGCAACCACCCCACCCAGTAAAATGGTCAAAGGCAAAAACTGAATATTCCCGTGTACCGCAAAGGCATAGGTCGCGTAAGCACCGACGGCCATGAAGCCACCTGCACCTAGCGATACTTGCCCCGTGTAACCTGTTAGTAAGTTCAGCCCTATTCCAGCCAGAGCCAGAATCAATACTGGCAGTAATACTGCGGAGACCCAATATTCCGACATCACCATTGGAAACAGAATGGCAAGCCCCATGAATAGGACAAGTGACAGCCTATTTTGAGGTCTTTTGAACGTACTCGAAGGCAAAAATTTACTGGCAACTTGTGCGTGCGTATCCATGCTCAACATTTTCACACCCTCTCAACCTGAATTTCACCGAATAGCCCGGCAGGACGAACATACAAAAACAGCAGTGCAAGCAAGAACGCAAACCAAGAGGAAATGCCGCCACCAATGAGTGGCCCTAGATAGGTTTCGGCCAATGCTTCACCGGCACCTACAATTAAGCCGCCTACAATAGCTCCACCTATGGAGGTAAACCCGCCGATGATCAGCACAGGGAGTGCTTTAAGTACAACCAAAGACAAGGAGAATGCGACGCCCTGTCGCGCGCCCCAAACCATTCCCGCTACCAATGCCACTACGCCAGAAACAAACCAAACAATTTGCCAGATTCGGTTCAAGTTAATACCGATGGTTTGCGCGGCTCTGATGTCGTCGGCAACTGCCCGAAGAGAAATGCCCAATCTTGTTTTGTTGAACAGGCTGGCCAGTACCGCAACTAAAGTAACGGCAATGAGGGCAGCATAAAGATCGAATTCACTAATCAGTATGTCTCCAATAAAAATCGGAAGATCTTCTATACCGATATCTAGAGCTCGAACCTCAGCTCCCATAAGCCCTTGTGCCAGCCCTTCCACAACATAAGACAAACCCAGTGTTGCCATAAAGAGGGTCATAGGGCTTCGATTTGCCAAAGGTCTCAGCACCGTTCTTTCAATCACAACGGCACCTATGCCAAGAACAACCAGAGTAAGAATGATCGCGATAAAAAATGGAAAACCGGAGTCAATCAGGGTGACTAACGTTAACGCAGCAAACAGTAGAATCGAGCCTTGGGCGTAGTTGAACACACCGCTGGCTTTGAAAATCAGAACAAACCCTATCGCCACTAAGGTGTACATGGTTCCTGCTAATAAACCGCCTATCAGTGTTTCGATAAAGATATTCATAGCCAACAACTCCATGAGAAGCGCGCAAAGAAAAGCGAACTGAGAGATGAATTGAAGTTAATCATTATCTTCTCCAAGGTAGGCAGCGATAACTTCGGGGTTATTTTGAACATCGTCTGGGGTGCCATCCCCAACCTTACGCCCGTAATCAAGCACAACAACATGATCAGACAAGTTCATCACCATGTTGATGTCGTGCTCAATCAGAACAACCGTCACGTTCAACTCTTGGTTGATTGATAAGATGAACTCTGCCATTTCCAGCTTTTCATCTTTATTCATCCCTGCCATTGGCTCATCCAGCAGTAACATGTCTGGGGAGGAGGCGAGTGCTCTGCCTAACCCAACGCGTTTCTGGACACCGTATGCGAGGTTTTCAACCACGGTATCTCTGTGCGCTTGAAGATCCAGAAACTTCAATACTTGCTCAGCTCGCTCTCGGAATAACGCCTCTTCCCGTTTGGCAGAAGGTAGGTTCAACGCATGAGATAAAATGCCAACTGTTGAGTGTCTTGATAACCCAGTGAGAACGTTATCTAATACACTCATTTTCTTAAACAATGCATTGTTCTGAAACATTCTTCCGATACCCCTTTTTGCTGCTTCTAGGGGTTGTATCTTTTTAAAATGTTCTTGGTTAAAAACAATTTCCCCTGAATCGGGTCGATAGACGCCATTCAGAATATTTAGCATTGAGCTTTTTCCCGCGCCGTTAGGACCGATCAATGAACAGATCTCGCCACGAGTAACAGAGAAGGAAAAATCGGATATCGCTTTCACCCCTTTGAAGGACAACGAGATATCACGTACATCTAAGATACTATCCATGTGCGTTTTCTCCTTCTAACTGAACAGAAGAAAGACGGGCATTAAGGGGATTTACCGCAGACAAATCAGTACTATTCAACCGACTGAAGCCGTTAACTCGTTTCAGGCGCTTCAACAGGAGTTGTGACCACCAGCTTTTGTATCCCTTGAGCGCTTTTGTTGATAGTGAAAGCGCCAAACCCTCTTTTGTTGGAAGCCGGCTTTGAAAGTCTTTCATGTAACGACCAAAGCGATCTTTTGAGCAAATTAGATGAGTAGGTTGAATCTCAACCCGATCTCGAGCAGAAGACTCTGACGACTCAGGAAATGCGATAGCGAGGTGATCTTTTGTGGTGGTATCGAAAAGAACCTGAATGCCCGATTCCCAATCGGTAGATTCATCACACCAGCCAACCTTTCCCTCTCCCATGAACACTGTGTCTAGGTATTCGGTTGTCGGCGGTTGCTGTTGGCAAACCACGACTTCGTCAATGGGAATTGTGTTCCACAGACCCACAATGCGAGGCTCGCTACCAGTTGAAAAACAAGTTATAGGTTTTGATATTGGAAGAGACAAACACCGATTTAACGTTTGTCTTTTTTCAATGTAGCAATGTGTCGGGGAATGGGCTTCAATCAGTTCCGACAGTTCTTTTTCACTGGCTGCCGACGGAATGGGGATGACTCGTCCTCCCATCGAGCAAACCGCCAAGCCTAACACTAGGAGTTTTGGCTCATAGTTACCGCTAATCAACAATACTGCATCCGACGACAGACCCTTTTGGATCAAACATGACGCTGTGCTTTCGAGTGTTGTATGTAGCCAAGACCAATTAAATCCTAGCCACTCTCCTTGCGATTTGTGCACGAATACGAATTGATCCGGAGATTGATTCGCTTTGATCGCGATATTATTCAAACCATTCGCATCAATGGAAACTTGTTTAGAAACGTTGGTTACTTTGTTCTGCAATCGACTATTCATATGCTTCCCTGTCAATGCCTACTGCACTTACCACAGTCCTTGTGATGGTGCGTAATTTCATATTTCTGTACCGTTCGGTCTGTACACATTTAAAGATCCAATTTAACAAAAAGTCAACATTTATTTTTCATTTGATTATTTTTTGCTTGCTTTCCTAACAGATATTATTTAACTTTCCAAACATATGGCATCAAAAGTAAAATTGGGAATACTCATCCCGTCACATACAAAACCGTACTGAACAGTCCACTTTTTTTGGGCGAGGAGTAAGATTCTGAAAGATACAAAACAGTCAGCAAAAATTCGGCAAATTGCTGCAACACTTTTTGCAGAGAAAGGGTTTAATGGTGTAGGAGTGGCTGAACTTGGAGAGGCCACTGGACTTGGACGTGGTGCGCTCTATCACCATATTGATACCAAGGAAAACCTGCTGTATGACATTTCGTCGCGCTATATTGTTGAACTGGTCGAAGCGGGAAGAGAAATCACTGCAAACCAGATTGATCCAGCAGAGCGCGTTAAAAGCCTAAGCCGTCACTTAATGCACGTAATCAGCATGCATTTGGCTGAGATGACGGTTTGCTTCAGAGAAATTCATTCTTTAACCGGTGAACGCTATCAATCGGTCGCTAACTTACATGCCGAATACCAGCAAATTTGGGAAGATGCTTTCGCAGCGGGAACGGCTCAAGGGCAATTCAGAAAGATCGATAAGACTGCTGTTAAAGGTCTGCTCGGTATGTTTTTCTATAGTTTCTTGTGGCTTAAACCTGGGGGACGTCAATCAGACGAAGAGATAGGAAATATATTCAGTGATTTGGTACTCAGAGCCATTGGCGCACACGAGTATTTAGAAGAAAATCAATTCTTCGAATAAGAACTCGCTGTTCTATGTACTCGGCGTTCAAAAATGCATGAACATGACATTTGTAGGAAGCTTGCTGCTCGCTCATAGCAGCATTCTCCTAAATGCATTTACCAACAATCGCAAGAACAGTCAGAACAGTCTTTTTTCAATGACAATATGTCTACACAGCAACTTGCATTGTCACAAAATTGATCACCTTCTTTTTTGTCTTTTTTCTTTTTCCTATCTCGCTTCAAAGTATCGTTTGCGACTCTGCATGCTGAAAAACGCTGTGAAATTCTTGTCCTTGATGAAAACACACCGTGTTCCTGAATGATCTTTTTAACGGC is a genomic window containing:
- a CDS encoding branched-chain amino acid ABC transporter permease, with translation MLSMDTHAQVASKFLPSSTFKRPQNRLSLVLFMGLAILFPMVMSEYWVSAVLLPVLILALAGIGLNLLTGYTGQVSLGAGGFMAVGAYATYAFAVHGNIQFLPLTILLGGVVAAIVGFLFGLPSSRLKGFYVMVTSLTLQFFIEWLFTQVAWFYNFGAVPTISLPPMELFGLDINDSSTVRYYFSILVIFGLTWVACNLVKSPVGRNWMSIRDMDTAAGVIGINARKYKTLAFAVSGFYLGIAGALWAFVFLGTASTLSFQIERSFQILFIIIIGGMGSIRGCYIGAAFIFLMPISIDYFVKTFLGGSIDPGILSNLNKVIFGVLIIWFLIKEPEGITRMVSNLAARIRNWPLRI
- a CDS encoding branched-chain amino acid ABC transporter permease, with the protein product MNIFIETLIGGLLAGTMYTLVAIGFVLIFKASGVFNYAQGSILLFAALTLVTLIDSGFPFFIAIILTLVVLGIGAVVIERTVLRPLANRSPMTLFMATLGLSYVVEGLAQGLMGAEVRALDIGIEDLPIFIGDILISEFDLYAALIAVTLVAVLASLFNKTRLGISLRAVADDIRAAQTIGINLNRIWQIVWFVSGVVALVAGMVWGARQGVAFSLSLVVLKALPVLIIGGFTSIGGAIVGGLIVGAGEALAETYLGPLIGGGISSWFAFLLALLFLYVRPAGLFGEIQVERV
- a CDS encoding ABC transporter ATP-binding protein; this translates as MDSILDVRDISLSFKGVKAISDFSFSVTRGEICSLIGPNGAGKSSMLNILNGVYRPDSGEIVFNQEHFKKIQPLEAAKRGIGRMFQNNALFKKMSVLDNVLTGLSRHSTVGILSHALNLPSAKREEALFRERAEQVLKFLDLQAHRDTVVENLAYGVQKRVGLGRALASSPDMLLLDEPMAGMNKDEKLEMAEFILSINQELNVTVVLIEHDINMVMNLSDHVVVLDYGRKVGDGTPDDVQNNPEVIAAYLGEDND
- a CDS encoding AMP-binding protein, translating into MNSRLQNKVTNVSKQVSIDANGLNNIAIKANQSPDQFVFVHKSQGEWLGFNWSWLHTTLESTASCLIQKGLSSDAVLLISGNYEPKLLVLGLAVCSMGGRVIPIPSAASEKELSELIEAHSPTHCYIEKRQTLNRCLSLPISKPITCFSTGSEPRIVGLWNTIPIDEVVVCQQQPPTTEYLDTVFMGEGKVGWCDESTDWESGIQVLFDTTTKDHLAIAFPESSESSARDRVEIQPTHLICSKDRFGRYMKDFQSRLPTKEGLALSLSTKALKGYKSWWSQLLLKRLKRVNGFSRLNSTDLSAVNPLNARLSSVQLEGENAHG
- a CDS encoding TetR/AcrR family transcriptional regulator, encoding MKDTKQSAKIRQIAATLFAEKGFNGVGVAELGEATGLGRGALYHHIDTKENLLYDISSRYIVELVEAGREITANQIDPAERVKSLSRHLMHVISMHLAEMTVCFREIHSLTGERYQSVANLHAEYQQIWEDAFAAGTAQGQFRKIDKTAVKGLLGMFFYSFLWLKPGGRQSDEEIGNIFSDLVLRAIGAHEYLEENQFFE
- the yidD gene encoding membrane protein insertion efficiency factor YidD; its protein translation is MRYLAVVLIRFYQRFISPYKGFRCAHACLHQGDSCSEAVKKIIQEHGVFSSRTRISQRFSACRVANDTLKRDRKKKKDKKEGDQFCDNASCCVDILSLKKDCSDCSCDCW